In the Brachionichthys hirsutus isolate HB-005 chromosome 13, CSIRO-AGI_Bhir_v1, whole genome shotgun sequence genome, TCACCACCGGCCCCTTGAGGGCGCCGTCCGGCTCGTTCTCCGGAGCCCTCGCCGTCTGCTCGGCAGGGTTGAACACGACCGAGGAGCGGATCTCCTGGCCGGAGAACTCTGGACAGCAGAAATAACGTGGAAGGTACACAAGCGAGTACTTTCAGAGGAAGCTTCCCGTTAGCTCGATCACTCCAATagactgaaaacacatttgtgtacaTTGGGCCGGGGAAAGGGCAAAGGGCAAAGTCGCTGCATTTTAATGTGGATCCAGAGCAGAATGCTGcagagtaacccccccccccaataactGAATCATTCCATTGTTAATAGTCTGAACTTTTATTCACTCCCTTTTGCTCGTTGAGGGAAAGACTCCAGGAATCCAGAACCGTTCTCGTGTACTTTGGGTTTAGGGAACTACGAACGTTCACTCGGGGAGTAGAAAGCTTCTCACCTGCCACAGGGATGCCGAAGGAGCAGCGGGGGCAGCAGACGGTGTCCCGTAACCCTGGGAGGGGGAGAACGCTCCCACACTCAGGGCAGAAATTGGGATTAGCGCCAGAACGGGACATCtctgcagcaggggggggggggggggggtggacaagTCAGTCAACGTCGACCCAATCTagtggagaaaggagaaaggagccccccccccccctgtgtagCTTCATCAGCCGAACTAGAACAAGATTTATTACAAATACCACAGGAGGTTCTGATTCTGGGAGCGTActattgactgtacttgtactgtaatacttaccattgactgtacttgtactgtaatatatgctattgtttgactgtacttgtactgtaatacatgctactgtttgactgtacttgtactataatacatgctactgtttgactgtacttgtactgtaatacttaccattgactgtacttgtactgtaatacatgctactgtttgactgtacttgtactgtaatacttaccattgactgtacttgtactgtaatacatgctactgtttgactgtacttgtactgtaatacttactattgactgtacgtgtactgtaatacatactactttTGACTgtatgtgtactgtaatacttactattgactgtacttgtactgtaatacatactacttttgactgtacgtgtactgtaatacttactatcgactgtacttgtactgtaatacttactactgactgtacttgtactgtaatacattctactgtttgaagCAACAACAGTttaacaaagagaaagaaaacatttcataaacATTCGTTTTTAAACGAGAATTAAACTACTTGCCTGTTTATTGCGTAAACAACGTTAATATCGACAAACAGCATCCGGGTTACCCTGAACGACTGAAACGTTGTTCAACACGTTGAAGACATTTCGTTTGGCACTTCTATGGACAGCCTGCGGGGTCCTTCGGCGTCTTCTTCTTCCGGCTTTAACGGCAGCTGGTATCCGTGGATCTAGCGACACCGCCATCTGCTGGAGCTCTTTGTGACTTACACGTCTCAAAATTCTTCCTGGTGTGAAATAGGGAATCTCTGGTCTCTGTCCAATCCGATTCGTTCTAGATCCATCTGTAATACGATTCGATTAAAGTTCtcccttcccatgatgcatctggattcagcgtTGCCTGGTCAAGATTATGTGATTCAGTTGGTTTCAGTGTTTTAGGTTGCTCTCTACACTCATTTCATTcttctttaaataaaagcaacaaatgtcgttattttaaagaaaagaataaagcaattttaataatttattaaattcaaagcatttcaaaaattgctgtatttttttaaaactgtaaacaaagTGACAGAAACTAAACAACGTTGGCCAATTAGAAAACTGTTTACGTCAGTAAACGTAACACAACCAGGGTTTGTGTCGATAGCAGCAAGtcacatttcattatttttaaaggCCAAATACATTCCATCAGAGGGACGAGGTAATATTTATACATTCAAAGACAAACTGGGGACAACGGGCAACTTTCAATAGTGGAAGGCGAGGAGTCTGGCTGTGTCGGCGTTTCACGTGGGCGAGAAGATAAGTCGTGCTGCCGGTACAAATCGGGGCTTTTCCCATCCCGaccagcctcatgggtagcacgggtagtgcggttagcaggagctaacgtagcattgccagtttctcccttgtgccggtctgcagagtaaatgcagagagttgcgtaAAAATGTGGCAAAATCTAACAAGCAAATCGATCTAAACAAGAAAGACGTActggatcggtcgaggcccgggttaacaacgaccccAAGCAGCGCTGTTAACCCGggggacgctgctggaagaTGGACTagtgtgggtcgaagacagagacagagaagaggaggaagacgagtgcatcagcagcgagagaagaaggaatggaagagttcaggactgagagtagagactctgaatgttgggacgatgacgggaaaagctagagagccggtgatgatgatgaggaggaggaggaaggttgatgtgtgtccaggagaccaggaggaaaggaagcaaggctagaagctgaggagcaggattcaagttgtttataacggaggagaggaaagaggaatggaggaggagttatcttgaaggaggagttggtgcagagtgttctagaggagaaggagaagttcttacgctccacaggtaggaggtgagttagaggagaaggagaagttcttacgctccacaggtaggaggtgagttagaggagaaggagaagttcttacgctccacaggtaggaggtgagttagaggagaaggagaagttcttacgctccacaggtaggaggtgagttagaggagaaggagaagttctggactgacttagatgaagtggttcagaacatctctagcagtgagagagtcctgattggagcagacctcaatggacaagtttggtgttcaggacaggaacctagaaggacagattgTGGTGGACTTTAAcaaaaggagggacatggcagtagttaacacttatctccagaagagactagaacacagggtgacctacaagagtggagggaggagcaccaggtggacgacatcttgtgtagacggagcagtttaaaggtgactgtaaggtcgtggtaggagagagtgtagccagccagcataggctggtggtgaggaagatgactctagtggtgaagaagaggaagaggacgaaggcagaacagaggacaaagtggtggaggatgaagaacaaagagtgttgtgtggctttcagggaagaggtgagacaagagaggcttccagaagactggaatacactCAGCtgaggtgatcagggagacaggtaggagaggactgggtgtgtcttctggaaggaaaggagataaggagacctggtggtggaacccggaagtgcagaagtgtacaCATGAagagaggttagctaagaagaagagggacattgagaggacagaagagagtaaacaagagtacagggagacgagacgcaaggcaaaggtcaaacagaggtcatatgatgacctgtatgcaggttagatagtaaagagggagagaaggatctgtacaggctggacagacagagagacagagacaggaaggatgttcagcatgtcagagtgatgaagagtagagacaggaaggatgctcagcatgttagtgatgaagagtagagacaggaaggatgttcagcatgttagagtgatgaagagtagagacaggaaggatgttcagcatgttagagtgatgaagagtagaggcgggaaggatgttcagcatgttagagtgatgaagagtagagacaggaaggatgttcagcatgttagtgatgaagagtagagacaggaaggatgttcagcatgtcagagtgatgaagagtagagacaggaaggatgttcagcatgttagagtgatgaagagtagagacaggaaggatgttcagcatgtcagagtgatgaagagtagagacaggaaggatgttcagcatgttagagtgatgaagagtagagacaggaaggatgttcagcatgtcagagtgatgaagagtagagacaggaaggatgttcagcatgttagagtgatgaagagtagagacaggaaggatgttcagcatgtcagagtgatgaagagtagagacaggaaggatgttcagcatgtcagagtgatgaagagtagagacaggaaggatgttcagcatgttagagtgatgaagagtagagacaggaaggatgttcagcatgttagtgatgaagagtagatatgaaggtgttgacagaggccagtagtgtgtaggaagatggaagaagtatttagaggaattcgCCTCCTGTGCGCTGCCGAGGATACCTcgagcaaggcactgaacccccTGAAGCGACTCCCTGGGCACCGCTGTGTGTCTTGCCCTGTCGCTCTATCTTCTCTCTTCCCTAGCTCGCTCGTCTGCgggccctttgtgtgtgtttgtgtatctttCTTCAATGTGACTCAATGAAACAGTGACCACTCAGCATGTAGGCAAATATCAAAATAGCAGGTTTTATTTATACTGTACTAAATTTAGAAAGACATCAGGCAGTGGTTTTACACAACACCATCCAGACATTGGAATCTCCCAAAGGTAATTACAGTACGGTGATAATCATTTCTGTCACCACTCCTCTCCGATAAAGCAGACGATCAATCGATCAGTGGTTCTTCAACAAACCCAAGATGACCCAACCCATAGTTTCGATGACATCATTACAACACGCCCCGTGTCAGACATTCAGGGTGATCATGAGGAGAATCAGTGGCCTTGTTCAGACCCGGTTCCGTAAGCCACAAATGGACGGCGCCACGTCCATGTGTGAACTTATTAAAGACCCCGGAAGGAAACGAGCTGTTGAAATACGCACGGATTCCCATTTGGACGCTGGAATGTAAACGATGTCCGGGGTCGCTAACCAGCAGCTGTTTGCGAACAGACTTTCTGTTTCAACCCATTTGAACACTAGTAGTGAACCAGAAACCACAATATCCATCGAGTCCCTTAAACACAAGAGCGAATGCGAGAGTTGTTAACATGACTAATAATAATGTAGCAAATTCCAAATCATTCATGCCTCATCATGAATTCACAATTGACTGAGATACATTAGTTTTCTTTCTCAGTTCTGGTTAGTCCTCTGTGGGTGGGCATCCTCCCACTCGCTACCCTGCCTTTCCTTGTGGGTGGGCATCCTCCCACTCGCTCCCCTGCCTTTCCTTCTGGATGGGCATCCTCCCACTCGCTCCCCTGCCTTTCCTTCTGGATGGGCATCCTCCCACTCTCTCCCCTGCCTTTCCTTCTGGATGGGCATCCTCCCACTCGCTCCCCTGCCTTTCCTTGTGGGTGGGCATCCTCCCACTCTCTCCCCTGCCTTTCCTTCTGGATGGGCATCCTCCCACTCGCTCCCCTGCCTTTCCTTGTGGGTGGGCATCCTCCCACTCGCTCCCCTGCCTTTCCTTGTGGGTGGGCATCCTCCCACTCGCTCCCCTGCCTTTCCTTGTGGGTGGGCATCCTCCCACTCGCTCCCCTGCCTTTCCTTGTGGGTGGGCATCCTCCCACTCTCTCCCCTGCCTTTCCTTCTGGATGGGCATCCTCCCACTCGCTCCCCTGCCTTTCCTTGTGGGTGGGCATCCTCCCACTCGCTCCCCTGCCTTTCCTTGTGGGTGGGCATCCTCCCACTCTCTCCCCTGCCTTTCCTTCTGGATGGGCATCCTCCCACTCGCTCCCCTGCCTTTCCTTGTGGATGGGCATCCTCCCACTCGCTCCCCTGCCTTTCCTTGTGGATGGGCATCCTCCCACTCGCTCCCCTGCCTTTCCTTCTGGATGGGCATCCTCCCACTCGCTCCCCTGCCTTTCCTTGTGGGTGGGCATCCTCCCACTCGCTCCCCTGCCTTTCCTTGTGGGTGGGCATCCTCCCACTCGCTCCCCTGCCTTTCCTGTCACGTCCTCAGCTTTCATCATCAAATAATGACGACACACTTTAACTACCACGTGTGTTCAGTCTTCTTCTGATGTGACCAAGGACAGATGATCGTTATCAGGTCTGAACAGGGGTAGTGATGCTTGAATCTCATTTGCAACTTGAGACCCTGATAACATTTCATGTTCAATAAAGTTACATCCCTTGAAAATAGCCATATTCTAATTTCATGGTTCCAATTAACACAATGTCTCCGTGTGGGCGACACCAAGTTCACTCGTGTGGCGCACAAGTGCGATGGAAGTGAATCTGCCGTAACCCTTTGGAAGCAAGGGTTGTAGAATTGCTGAAGTATTTCGTTCAGTGGAAAAAACATGACCACGTCACCAGTGTTGATGTTCTTTGCTCGGCTGCTCAGACACGTTACATTTATCGCACAATGACCAGAGTTACTCTCAAGCTCAGCGTTTGCAAGATAGCAGCCATTTTGTCACAGTGCAAAAGGTGGACCAGCGACTGGCCATGTTACAACCGGGGGCTGGAGGGGCAGTGCTGGGACAAACTCATTCAATCAGGAAAACCAACACTGTTCTAGGGGGCGTGGTTAGAATGTGCACCCCCATATGTCACGGTTATAAGCCCCTAGCAGTCAGCACTGGTCCTTCTCTTTGCCCCACATTTCAGATAAAGCCCCAAAAAAGGAACTCGTGTCTCACGAATCTCCAGCTTCTGCTTTCctgacgtcagtcactgtttCTCTGATGTGACTTCACTTCAAAGTAatagataaaaaatatatattattacaaTCATCatagattatatatattaatgtgaTCTGTTTAAAGGGGCCTCTAGTAACGGGGTGTAGACGAAATGTCGTTGTGTGAAGGATCTTCACTGACAATAACAGTAAAGCTCTCTTTTAAAATTCTGAAAGCCTGTTTTTAAGGTTGAGCTCCAATTAGCGCTGATCCACGGCCTCAAGCAGCTCGTTGCAGCAAGCAGTGAAGCCACAGACTCAAATCGATGTTAAATACGCAATTTAAATTACAAACTGTATTCGGGGGAGGGGTTGTATCGGTGGAAGTTTGTTTGGAGTTCAACTTTCAGCAGTCCCACTCCGGGATCAGTGCATCTCTGACGTGTAATCGAAACCAACGGCATGGCCGCTTTCTGGGTTGGGGGAGTCTAGAAGTGGCGCGTATTGTGTGAAGCTGGACTTTGAATCGGGATTAGAACAGATTTAATTCAAGCGATGAAGGACAGTCCCGGTTTACCATCTTTAATTCTTTGACTGCTTTGAGTTTATTCACCATTCAGTAAGAGATTTTCATGAGACTCGTAGGTTCAAATGTGTCCGGATATCAGCCATTTAGAGAAATGTTCATGGCCCAGTTTGGTTTAGTGAGACAGAACAAGACATGGTTTGAGATGAAAGACCCAGCAGTATATTAACAGTATATTAGCGTAATTAGGGGGAAATAAAATTACGGCGCCTGGAACAGGGGGTGATTTACCAATTCCAAAATTAATTTTTGAAGAACCACCACCCGGATTCCATTTACACCTTTGGGTCGTGCATCGTT is a window encoding:
- the polr1h gene encoding DNA-directed RNA polymerase I subunit RPA12 gives rise to the protein MSRSGANPNFCPECGSVLPLPGLRDTVCCPRCSFGIPVAEFSGQEIRSSVVFNPAEQTARAPENEPDGALKGPVVDRRCSRCNQEGMVYHTRQTRSADEGQTVFFTCTRCRHQEKEDS